Below is a genomic region from Deltaproteobacteria bacterium.
GTGAAATTTATATTCCTCCGGGGCCGGACCTTGGCGGTTTAGTAATTGAGGCCGTTAAACTACGTAAAGCTTACGGTGAGCAATTGTTGTTTGATGATTTAAGTTTTAAACTACCTCGCGGAGGCATTGTTGGGGTTATTGGTCCAAATGGTGCCGGAAAAACTACTTTATTTAAACTGCTAACCGGCAAAGAAAAACCTGATGCAGGTGAGCTTCGTTTTGGCGACTCAACTAAATTGGCTTATGTTGATCAGTCACGCGATGCTTTAAACGGAGATAATACTGTATTTGAAGAAGTATCAGGTGGTGTTGATTTTATTGATCTTGGCAAACGTCGTATCAATGCACGCGCATATCTTGCTAATTTTGCATTTAAAGGTAGCGATCAACAAAAACGAGTTCGTGATTTATCGGGAGGTGAGCGCAATCGCGTGCACTTAGCCAAAATGCTAAAAGAAGGCGGCAATCTTATCTTATTTGACGAGCCCACCAATGATCTTGATGTAGAAACTTTACGTTCACTTGAAGAGGGCCTTACCGATTTTCCGGGCTGTGCGGTAATTGTCTCCCATGACCGTTGGTTTTTAGACCGCATCGCTACGCATATTTTAGCTTTTGAAGGCAATAGTAGCGTTTTCTTTTTTGAGGGCAACTTTGAAGCTTATGAAGAAGATAAAAAGAAACGCTTAGGGACTGAATCAGTACAACCAAAACGTATTAGATATAAACCCTTATTGAGAAATTAATTGGAAGCCAGCGTTACCTGATTCTATCTGGTGACATTTTAATCTGTTTCTGGATCTTTAAAATAATCTATTCTATGACGCGCAATTTTATTGGGTAATAAATTGGTAATAATCCATTTGCCGCGTTCAAGTTGTTTGCGTGATTTGGTTGCAAGTTTCATGCGGCCTTTATTAAAACTAATAGTGCCCAGGGATACTGGTTTATCGCTTTGTTTTTTACGTGATTTGCTACTTAAATGCTCAAACCAAACTAAGTTATTATCGTTGGCGGTAATGTCAGGATGGGTTGTTAGTTTATTTCGTATTGCAACAGGATCAGTTACATCGAAAATAGCTTCGCAGATAATAAAATCATCATCATCTTTCATTAAATTTATTGGTGGCTGCCAATTTAAAATAGCTTTACGTCTAGCTAATTGACCTGCAACAATAGCTTGGCGTTGCCAGGTTTTTTCAGAAGCGTCTGGGAATAACTGCTTAAGGTGCCGCATTTCTTTGTTGAACGTATTTTGTACTCGCCAGCGAAAGTTCATAGGTACATCACAGCAACAAGCAGCAATAAATTCATGACGATTTTTATAAGCAACTAACCACGCCAGCAGAATACTAAATTTTTTAATTTGGTTAGTTTGATTAGTAATGTATTTATGAAGAATAAAATTTCTTTTACCAACAATACAATCATAAACCCATATACCAACCCCAGGTTCTACTGCTTCGACTTCAAATAATGACGGCCAAGCCGTTTGCTGCATGGCAATTAAGGCGTTTTTTTCAGGAGCAGATAGCTCGTTGTTGTGTTCTCTTAAATAGATATCAACAGCACGATCACCTTTATTGTCAGTGTAACCAAATGCCAAATAAGCATGAACTAATTGATATTCAGCGATATCTGTTTCATCATGGTGCCATTGCAACTTTTCAAATACTTCATCAATATTAAGATCACGGCATTGAACAAAATTTAACAGTTTATGAAATGCGGTTATTCCGATTTCATATTGTTTATGATTGATTAAAAAACTACAGTCTTGGGGGCAGAGAATTTCGCGACGTTGCTGGCTAACACAGCATTGCCCACAAATTGGATTTTTAAGTGCAGGACAGTAGCGTCTAACATTATCATTACTATCGCATCTAGAACATATCTCGGTATTTGTCATAATAGTCGTACTAAATAGCACAACCAATCATCACTCTGTAAAGCAAAGCATAGATAAAAGATGAATTATATAATACTAGGTAGTAATAGCCTCATTAGTAAGTAAATTATTTATTGGTGTTTTTAAGCGCTTCAATGGGGATTATATGTCCGTGCTCGCGTTTAGAAGTTAAATAACGAATGTTATTATCGTTTACACCCACAACTAAAGGTTTTTGTTCGATTATTTCAAAACCTGCTTGTTTCAGCGCTTGGCATTTAAGCGGGTTATTACCTAAAAGACGTATCTTTTTATTACCACCACGCAAAAAGCTTAAAATGCGAGCTGCATCGCCAAAGTCACGAGAATCAGCAGGTAACCCTAAGTGTTCGTTAGCTTGATAAGTATCATGACCAGCATCTTGCAATAAGTAAGTAATGGCTTTTGCCCAAAGACCAATACCGCGACCTTCATGACCAGCCATATAAATGACGGCCCCAACACCTTCTTGGGCAATGGTTGCTAGTGCTTTATGTAATTGTGGGCCACAATCACAACGAAGCGAACCAAAAACGTCGCCGGTAAGGCAGTTGGAGTGAATACGTACTATGGGGTTTTCTGCCTCAGAAAAGTTGCCATAAACTAAGGCTGAATTTACCGCCATTTGTTCACTTAAAAGCGAGAAGATATCGCGAGGCCCATGTTGGCGCACGGTTTTTACAACTTGCTCAATACGATCAAGGTCTGAGCGTTTAACCCAAGCATACCAATCAAAAGGGTCGCTTTGATTAGCGATAGGTAATGCCTCAGTGGTGGCATATGCAACTGGTAATGGTATAGGCCCAACGACTTTGATAAAGGCATCTTCGTGCGCTGATGGTACTAACTCACCGTTTTCATCAAGGGCGAAAAGCTTGCCTGAAACAATAAGGTCTTGTTTAACTGTAGGATCAATATATGCAAACATGTTATCAGTTAATCTCTTGGTTTAAATAATAGTTATGACGATTTTATTCTACATAACCTAATCCACGTAGACTTTCTATATCGCTTTTAACAGTACTTGGTAGAGGGTCACGACTATCAACTTGTTTTTTATTAGAAGTAGCCATGTGTACATCTAAAGTATCAACCTCGGACATATTATCGGGACCCAAATCATGAAGCTCATATGGATCTGTAGTCAGATCGTATAACTCACGTGTTCTGCCTTGTTCACCTTTGCGAAAGGTAATTATGAGCACGCGGTTATTTTCACGCCACCGGTAAATGCGGCGACGATATTGAGTTTGTGAAGCAAAAAGTGGTCGTGTCATCGCGATTATTTTTTTGGGTGTGCGTGAAGGTAAATATGGCAATAAAGAAACTCCATCCATGCTAAAACCATTAGAACCTAGGTCTTTTGGTACACCTGCCAAGTCAAGCAGAGTAGGGGCAAGATCGACTAAACTTACAGGTGCATTAATACGAAGTAGCTTTGGTGCGAAGTCTGTTGTGTCTTTGCTTTTAATTAGCAGTGGCACATGTACCAATTCACGATTTAAATTCATACCATGCAGTAGACCACCATGATCTAAAAATTCTTCACCATGATCTGCAGTAATAATAATTATCGCATCATCACCAAAACGTTGTTCAAAAGCTGAAATTAGCCGCCAAAGTGGTTCATCTAATGACTGAACTTCACCATTATAACGATGGTGCATAAATTTCAGTTGAGCCACAGATGGTTTTTCTTGTGGATTGGCGCGAATTTTTTCGGCCATAATTGAAGCATCTGCTGGCTCGCTATTATCTGGATCAGGACTGAATTCAGTATTTTTATAATAGGGGTCATGCGGGTCCATATAATGCATAAATAAAAATAGTGGCCGGTCATTTGGTGCTCTAATAACTTCAATAGCTTTATCAGTGAGTCGTGGTGCACCAAATTCAAATACTCTTAATCTATTGCGTAATTTTTGACTGATTACTTTAGGCAACAAACGAAAACTTGGCAAACTGAAGGCAAAACGAAAAGCAGATTTTTGAAAGTAATTTGCAAACCCAGCGGTATAGCCATTTCGTCGTTCAAGTAAAGCATTATCAACAAATGCCACCGTGTTGTAGCCAGCAGCGCGAAAGCGCTCAGCTAAAGTAGGGGTCCAATCAGCTAAGTAGCCGCGACTTGCGTAGTGCCTCTCAGGAAGTATACCAGTAAGAATGGTAGCTACTGATGGTATGGTCCAGCTAGCTGTTGATTCAGCATCAGTAAAAATTGCGGCATTTTGACTCCAAGAAGCTATTTTGGGATTAAATGGAAAAGTAAAATTATCACCATAAAAAGTATCTGCCCTTAAGGCATCAACTGCTACCAATAATACATTACGCGCATTGGGATAGGGAGCTACGCTAGGTGAGTCTAATTTTAATGGACGGCGACCGATTCTTGCCCAAAAACCACCAATAGCAATAACTAAAAAACAAAGCGAAAGCGCAACGATTGCGAGCTTCGGTGAAATTTTCGGTAATGTGGTTTGTTTTAGAAGTTTAAAGATCAACCAGATAAAGGTGCTAATTACTGCACCGATAGTGCAGGCAAATATACCTGCAATCAAAATCAGCAAAATACCGGAAGCGGTCAAATCGGCTAAAGAGCCAACTGCGAGTGAAGTACCAATTAGGTCAGCAATGAAATATAAGGCACCTAAACCAAAACCTAAACCAGCGGCGTTAATTAATCGTAAAGATTGCTTATGTGAATTAGATTTTAACATGTAACGTTTCCATTACGCCATTTAAAGCAATGGTCAAGATACAACTTTTGCCAAGAACTATTATCAAGCAACATACAATAAGTTCTTTTTAAATGTGATCTGCAAAAAAGGTTAAGCGGCAAATTGTTAAAATTAGTGTCGCAATTTGCGACACCTTGAGAAAAATTCAACTTAAGAAATATTTCTAATAATTTGCGAACCTTTTGAATTGTAAAAACAAATCGTCACTGAGAGTCAGATTTATAATTATGGCATCAGATTTGCTTTAGTTTCTGTAAACAAGTGCACAGCAAAAAATCGCAAGATGTCTAAAGCTGTGCGTATTAGGGACACCCCCTAATAAGTGTTCAATAGTTAAAGTTACTATTGAGCCAAATAACGTACTTTGTGGAGGGATACAAAAAGCTATGAGTAAATCATCTGAATGTTTAAGACTTATCAAAGAAGCTATCGCGCACATTGAGAAGCAGTTTGGCAAAGGTTCAATTATGCGTCTCGGTGAAAGTACAGTGATAGAAGAAACTCCGGTATTGTCATCAGGCTCTATCGGGGTTGATATTGCTTTAGGTGTGGGGGGTTTGCCTCGCGGTCGCATTATTGAAATATTTGGTCCAGAATCTAGCGGCAAAACAACGCTGGCACTGCATGCAATTGCCCAAGTTCATAAACAAGGGGGAATGGCTGCTTTTGTTGATGCTGAACATGCCTTAGATATACGTTATGCAAAGGCGCTAGGCGTTATTCCAGAAAATCTGCTGGTGTCGCAGCCTGATAGTGGTGAACAAGCTTTAGAGATTTGCGAATCGTTAGTACGTACTGGGGCATTAGAGTTATTGGTACTTGATTCTGTCGCAGCTTTAGTGCCTCGTGCCGAAATGGAAGGCGATATGGGCGATTCGCATATGGGATTGCAAGCACGATTAATGAGTCAAGCTATGCGTAAACTCACAGGTGTCGCTCATCGCACTGGGACTATTTTGATTTTTATAAATCAATTACGACAAAAGATTGGGGTTACTTTTGGCAATCCAGAAGTTACTACTGGTGGTAACGCGCTTAAGTTTTATTCTTCAGTAAGGCTTGATATACGTCGTATCGGTCCGATTAAAGATGGTGACACCGTAATTGGCAATCGAACGCGCATCAAAGTAGTAAAGAACAAAGTAGCTCCACCATTTCGCGAAGTTGAACTTGATGTTCTTTATGGAAAAGGCATTTGGCGAACGGGTGATCTAATCGATTGTGCTTTGGAACTCGGGGTTCTTGAACGCTCAGGTTCATGGATTTCATGGCAAGGAAAACAACTTGGGCAAGGTCGTGAACGTACAGCAAATACAATTGATCAAGATAGTGAATTAGAAAAAATCTTGCATGAAGCTGTATTGGCTAAAGGTTTCGGCAAAATTATACCAACTAAGAGAAATAAAAACGAAGCAACAGAAAATGAGAGCAGTAACTCAAAGCTAAGCCAGGTGGCTACTGAAACCAAAGCTGTTGAACAATCAACACAAGCAGCATGAGTTACTTTTAGTTAATGCTATAAGGTCGCTTTAATGGCTATACGCTTGCGCTATCTATTAGTTCTACAGTTTAAAAACAAGAATTAGAGATTATTGACTGTATTTTGACTAAAATTATTGCAAGTTTAGATAGACAAAGTATCCAAACCATTTGTTGAAAAAGCGACCTAGTAGCATAAGCTAAAATGCAGTAATAAAACTATTTGAAATGATATTTTGTATGTCTGTAGTTTTTGACCACGGTATATCAAGCTGTTACTGTACTCATTGATTGTATTTACATTTATTAAAAGGGTGCTGCTATCGTTAACGTACCCCAAATCAATGAAACTAGAGAACGCCAGGTAGCTATTGGACTGGTTTTAATTGTTTTGGTTTCTTTAACTATAGCTAAACCATTAGGAAATATAGCGATCTGGGGTACGGTCGCATATACAATCGTTGCTGCAATGCAGCTTTATTTGCCGTTATGGCGAGCTGATCGACTTAGCGTTCCGCTTTCTTTTTTTGGTTTATCATTAGCTCGCTGGCGTAGCGACATATTATTAGCGTTACTTTTATGTGCAATTACTTTCCCTCCATATGCCTTATTGTATCATTGGTTTATGACCGGTGCTTATAGCACGGCACTAGAAGTGGGGTTGCCTGGCATTTCTAAAATGTTGCCACACAGTGTATTTGCTCCACATTTTCCACAAGAATTGACTGCTTGGTTTGCTGCAACCTTATGGTTTTTACAAGTATTGGCAACCCACACTCTTGGTGTGGCGTTGCCAGAAGAAACATTTTATCGTGGATATTTTGAACCAAGATTAGCTAGTTTTTGGCCTGCCAAAAGACGCTTTTGGGGGGTTGCGTTAGGTCGAGCCACAGTAGTTACAGCATCTTTGTTTGCTTTGGGGCATTTTTTAGGTGAATGGAATTTTTGGCGCTTGGGGCCATTTTTTCCAGCATTTTTGTTTTCGTGGTTACGTGGTCGTAGTGGTACGATTGTTTCTGCTGTAGCGTTTCATGCAGCATGTAATACTTTTGGTGAAGTATTGTTTACTCTCTATCGAGTTAATTGAGACAACATCATGGTTTTTGGCAATATGTCAGCATTCATTAAAGAATACCCTCCTGGTACTGTCGTTTTCGAAGAACACGACCCAGGTAGTCGAATGTTTGTAATTCACAGCGGCAAAGTAAAAATTTTTCGTTGCATTTCAGGTGCTGAAGTAGTGCTAGCTTTTTTGGGTGCTGGCGACTTTTTTGGTGAAATGGCAATACTTGAGAACCTGCCACGTTCAGCATCAGCAGAAGTAGTAGAAAGATCAAAATTGATTGAGGTCGATACTGATACTTTTGAAGAAATGATTCGCAATAACACCGAGATTGCGATGCGTATGATGCGTCAATTGGCTCGCCGCTTAAGAGAATCGGATCGACGTTTAGAACAATTGCATATAGATAGTGCAGTAGGAAGAGCTATTGAAGTTTTACGTTGGCTTGAACCACAAGGAGTTATTGATGATGAGTGGAGCAGGCTAATAGGAGCTTATGAGCATATCGATATAGCAGCTCAGGCCGGAATTTCTGCACGACAAGCTAGCACTGTTCTGCAGCAACTTGAACTAGCTGGATGTATGCGTATTGAAGGCAATGATATTCTAATTGCTCAACGTAAACATCTTGATGAGTATGCGATGTATTTAGATATGCGTCGCAAATACGACCAGCAAGTAAGTTTGCCTGCTGAAGTTATTCAACTTAAGCATGAAGATCATATACGAGCCATACGCGCTTTACTTTCGACGTTAAAAATGCCAACCGAAATGTTAAATGCGCGGCAGCAAGCATTGGCCAGCAATTATCAAAGATATTTTGAACTAAAACAACGTTTTAAAAACATTGATGACCGTGACGCATGATTACTATATGTCAAAATTGCAAGGCTGAATATGACTTAGATGAGCAAAAAGTGCCAACTGCCGGCGGTTTTTTTAAATGTCGTTCATGTGGTGAACGGATATCATTGTCTACTCATGAATCAATACCTGTTCCGTTGCCACCTTCATTAGAAACAACGGCTCCGTTTTCAAATATGGAAGAATCGCCGGATGAATCAACATCAACATCAGAATCAGCTTTTGAAGTTGAAATGCCCTCGCAGCTTGAAACGCCACTGCCGACACCGTTTGACGCTCCATTACCCACACCTATTGCCACTCCTGCACCTGCGCCAATAGAACCTGAGCAGCCCACGTCTCAAGAATTATTTCCGATCCCACCCGCTGGTGATCTTTTTTCTACATCTCTATTAGAATCACCTCCCAACTCTGCAGTCATTGACCCAATAACTCCACCATTTGTTGCATCACCTGAGAGTCTTTTAGATGCAGAGACAGAGGCAGATTCATCTAACGAATCTCAATTAGATGATGCATTTCCAATAACTGATGAATCTAAAGATTATAACAATGATTCAAACCCTGAATTTGATGATTTTACCGCTCCAGATATAAAAGTTGAATTGCCATCGCCACCATCCGAATCATCAGAGTTTTCAACAGTAGAGATATCACCAGAACAGGCAACCCCAGAAGAAAATTCTTCACCATATACGGCTGCGGCTGAGTTTGTTGCTTCTGATTTCACTAATGATGTTTCACCAACAATGACTACAGAGCAGCAAGGTTCGGTTGCTTCGCCGCAGTCTCCTTATCAAATGGAGCATAACGAATATGAATTTATGAATGATTTACCTACGCCAGCAATAGATTCAACCAATTATGAATCACAAAATCAAGACAATCAACCGCCACCTATAACTAGTACACAACAATCTAATATTGCTGAGCCAATAACCTCACGTACATATTCGGCAGAAGATTTTGAAGATTTACCAGCACCAATACCAACTGAAAGTGAAAGCGTTACACGATTAGACGATTTATATTTATCTACAGTAGATAAACAAAATACATTTAATAGCTATTCTCAAGATTTGCCGACGCCACTTATTGAAGCAAAGTCAGCAAGTGAAAATATAGATGAAATACAAGAGATTGATAGTGATGATTTATTAGAGATTGATGAAGTTACCGAAGTAACCGCCGAAGAAGCAATAACAACGGCTACAACTTCGACAACTCCTAATATAGATTCTGCTC
It encodes:
- a CDS encoding sulfatase-like hydrolase/transferase, with translation MLKSNSHKQSLRLINAAGLGFGLGALYFIADLIGTSLAVGSLADLTASGILLILIAGIFACTIGAVISTFIWLIFKLLKQTTLPKISPKLAIVALSLCFLVIAIGGFWARIGRRPLKLDSPSVAPYPNARNVLLVAVDALRADTFYGDNFTFPFNPKIASWSQNAAIFTDAESTASWTIPSVATILTGILPERHYASRGYLADWTPTLAERFRAAGYNTVAFVDNALLERRNGYTAGFANYFQKSAFRFAFSLPSFRLLPKVISQKLRNRLRVFEFGAPRLTDKAIEVIRAPNDRPLFLFMHYMDPHDPYYKNTEFSPDPDNSEPADASIMAEKIRANPQEKPSVAQLKFMHHRYNGEVQSLDEPLWRLISAFEQRFGDDAIIIITADHGEEFLDHGGLLHGMNLNRELVHVPLLIKSKDTTDFAPKLLRINAPVSLVDLAPTLLDLAGVPKDLGSNGFSMDGVSLLPYLPSRTPKKIIAMTRPLFASQTQYRRRIYRWRENNRVLIITFRKGEQGRTRELYDLTTDPYELHDLGPDNMSEVDTLDVHMATSNKKQVDSRDPLPSTVKSDIESLRGLGYVE
- a CDS encoding GTP cyclohydrolase II, whose protein sequence is MFAYIDPTVKQDLIVSGKLFALDENGELVPSAHEDAFIKVVGPIPLPVAYATTEALPIANQSDPFDWYAWVKRSDLDRIEQVVKTVRQHGPRDIFSLLSEQMAVNSALVYGNFSEAENPIVRIHSNCLTGDVFGSLRCDCGPQLHKALATIAQEGVGAVIYMAGHEGRGIGLWAKAITYLLQDAGHDTYQANEHLGLPADSRDFGDAARILSFLRGGNKKIRLLGNNPLKCQALKQAGFEIIEQKPLVVGVNDNNIRYLTSKREHGHIIPIEALKNTNK
- a CDS encoding Crp/Fnr family transcriptional regulator; translation: MVFGNMSAFIKEYPPGTVVFEEHDPGSRMFVIHSGKVKIFRCISGAEVVLAFLGAGDFFGEMAILENLPRSASAEVVERSKLIEVDTDTFEEMIRNNTEIAMRMMRQLARRLRESDRRLEQLHIDSAVGRAIEVLRWLEPQGVIDDEWSRLIGAYEHIDIAAQAGISARQASTVLQQLELAGCMRIEGNDILIAQRKHLDEYAMYLDMRRKYDQQVSLPAEVIQLKHEDHIRAIRALLSTLKMPTEMLNARQQALASNYQRYFELKQRFKNIDDRDA
- a CDS encoding CPBP family intramembrane metalloprotease gives rise to the protein MVSLTIAKPLGNIAIWGTVAYTIVAAMQLYLPLWRADRLSVPLSFFGLSLARWRSDILLALLLCAITFPPYALLYHWFMTGAYSTALEVGLPGISKMLPHSVFAPHFPQELTAWFAATLWFLQVLATHTLGVALPEETFYRGYFEPRLASFWPAKRRFWGVALGRATVVTASLFALGHFLGEWNFWRLGPFFPAFLFSWLRGRSGTIVSAVAFHAACNTFGEVLFTLYRVN
- the recA gene encoding recombinase RecA encodes the protein MSKSSECLRLIKEAIAHIEKQFGKGSIMRLGESTVIEETPVLSSGSIGVDIALGVGGLPRGRIIEIFGPESSGKTTLALHAIAQVHKQGGMAAFVDAEHALDIRYAKALGVIPENLLVSQPDSGEQALEICESLVRTGALELLVLDSVAALVPRAEMEGDMGDSHMGLQARLMSQAMRKLTGVAHRTGTILIFINQLRQKIGVTFGNPEVTTGGNALKFYSSVRLDIRRIGPIKDGDTVIGNRTRIKVVKNKVAPPFREVELDVLYGKGIWRTGDLIDCALELGVLERSGSWISWQGKQLGQGRERTANTIDQDSELEKILHEAVLAKGFGKIIPTKRNKNEATENESSNSKLSQVATETKAVEQSTQAA